Proteins encoded by one window of Desulfovibrio ferrophilus:
- a CDS encoding cysteine hydrolase: MRRMILLAMVVWLLAAPGQTLAQSIDGLWDQAQAPEIPQINVVQANPASTALLVLDIEELTCNAARRPRCLDTVPRIAELIRRAREAGLPVVYSLTPKMTPILDLVVPKKSEPIVASSVDKFWDTDLEKILQDLGVDTVIVTGTAAHGAVLHTATAAGFRGLKVLLPVDCLSAADLYTEQATVQLLLTGPGTRRVISLTRSDLITIQ; encoded by the coding sequence ATGAGGAGGATGATACTGCTTGCGATGGTCGTCTGGCTGTTGGCTGCTCCTGGGCAGACTCTTGCGCAGTCCATAGATGGGCTCTGGGATCAGGCGCAGGCCCCTGAGATCCCACAGATCAATGTGGTGCAGGCCAACCCCGCCAGCACGGCCCTGCTGGTATTGGATATCGAGGAGTTGACCTGCAATGCGGCCAGGCGACCCCGATGCCTGGACACCGTGCCACGCATTGCCGAGCTGATTCGCCGTGCCCGGGAAGCAGGGTTGCCTGTGGTCTACAGTCTGACGCCGAAGATGACGCCCATCCTTGATCTGGTGGTTCCGAAGAAGAGTGAGCCCATCGTTGCTTCCAGCGTGGATAAATTCTGGGATACCGATTTGGAGAAAATCCTGCAGGACCTGGGCGTTGATACGGTCATCGTCACGGGCACTGCGGCTCATGGGGCGGTGCTGCATACGGCGACTGCTGCTGGGTTCCGGGGGCTGAAGGTGCTCCTGCCCGTGGATTGCCTGTCCGCGGCCGATCTCTATACCGAGCAGGCCACTGTGCAGTTGCTGCTGACCGGGCCGGGAACGCGCAGGGTGATCAGTCTGACCCGCAGTGACTTGATTACGATCCAATGA